caaacagaTTCTTAACGATTAGCAAATACTTGCAAAGTGATCATCAAAATCTTTGTGTATTTGTTAACAAAATTGTAAATCCAGAATATAAAATCTACTTGAAATAATCCAACCAAACACCAAATTGCTTAAGTGAGACTCAGTTTCTGAGATGGTatcaagagaaaattaaaatcttatttatataCAAGGTTGTATACACAAATAGGTCTTtgtcaatttcctttttaaaaacaaattaaattggCCACCATTCCTAAAAATGCTTCCTACACTCTGCTGGAATTTAAAAGGACTTTTAATAACTTCAAggttacaaagaaaaataagttctttattgttgcaaataatttttcttttgaacttATAGAATTTTTCAGTATTAATTCCAAAGCTTCTAGAGAACAGTCCTCCAGTATTAATGCTTTCCCCCTCCTCATTAAAAAAGGGATGAATTCTATGTGGGGCAACACTTCATTGTACAGAATCCATTCTCCCCAAGAAATTCCCCCTCAGAACCCAGACACTGGCTTTCACAAATAAGCTCTTCACACAACTGTTCTTAAAGAAAAAGTTCCCACCAGACTACGGCACTCACTCTCCTTACtcatttaaaatcagattttagaGATATTCAGTGACAAACTGTCATTTGGATAACTCTGTCCAAACATGTACTAATGTCAGACAAAAGAATAAGTATCTGCTAATATCTGGAGCTAAATCTCAATCTGGAAAACAAGGATTTTATTTACGTGACTACTGTCGAAGTTAAGTGTTGACTCAAGTAACATGTTCTATCTTGATTAATGCCATTACTCCATAAATAGTCACTTTTTCTAAAACTGTGTTCAAATTTCACGTCATACATTTCACAGTAAGAACCTAGACTTGGTAGGTTCTGACGCTTATAATCAGTCAGGACAGACTGGCTTTGACAAACGatcacctcatttaaaaaaaaaaaatcacaaatttgtGCTTTCTTCCTCCATTTCTGGACAAAAACCAGTCAGAAAAATTTTTAGGGTATATTGCATAGAATGACTCCCTCAAATAAATCAGCCCCCAAGAAGCATAGGATGAGGATGATGTTTTAGTATATTTCCTGTAAGAAAGTTCATTAAAATTTATCTTACACAtatctctatttttttcagagCCTTCCTAACAAAGATTCTGTCGTATAATTTCTATTAATAGCTCTAAGTGATGGGGAAACAATTTCTACTGTCATGCagacattttcagtttctttttcttggcctTCAGTACAGGAGGGAGAGAAATCTTAAAGGCTGTCTCGCATGTAGTGCAGATAGGGCTGAAGTTGCAGAATATTGACAAGCACACAGAACACACGTAGCCGATTTCAATGAGATTTCGATGGCAGAAGCAAGCAGCCCGGTAGTCAATGtgaactgggggtgggagggttaaCTGAGACCTCTGATCTTGATCAGGAAGAAAAACCCACAGTAAATACTGCAGAAGGGAGGGTATCTGAGGCACCTTCAAGTACAGTCCCCCTGTGATGTCACAAGCCTGTTGGAGGAGTCCTGAATCGGAGTCTAATACACAGGCATCAATCAAAATATTCTGCTTCTGTGCTGCAAAGATGACATTCATGAAGTTCATATACTGCAACGTGCTGTCTTCTGCAGCTTTAATCACCAATATCCCTGATTTCATTTCCTGATTATCTTTAACATCCTTGTTCATTCTATGAATGTAGCAAAGAGCTTTGGCGAGGGATCCTGCCAGCAGAGTTTCTGTATGTTGACCTTCTATGTCACTCTTGGTCATTAGATCTTTGATCTCTTCAACAATAACTTCATTTGCTGCTGTTAACAACTCGTATTTTCCATCTTTACTTCCTGAGGGAGTAAATTCAGAAGAAGGGTTGCCAGggtctccaaagaagtctccgaGTCTGCCATTCTTTCCAGGATATAAGAATCGACTTTCTTGAATGTGACTTGCTATCACAGCAAGTTTGTTGGAACGATTcatgaataaatgagaatttCCTAACACCATCACTGCATCTATACATTTTGATAAAGTAAACTGAGATTCCTTTAATGCTTGCTTTCCCCACCAAATTGGGTTGGTATCAACTATGATAACCAGAAGATTCAATTCATCTTCGTCTGAGACCATAGCTGCCCGTGTCCCTCAGCGAACAGCCACTTGCAGTCAAGCGGGCCTCCGGGATACGGCgctgcatttctttgattaaagttattcctaagaattttattctttttgatgctgttataaatgaaattgttttcttaatttcattttcagattgttcattgctagtatatagaaatgcaactgattttgtACATTGACCTTGCAGttgtttattagctctaacaGTTGTTTTTTGGGGAGTGAGGGGTagattctttagggttttctatatatgagatcatttcatctgcaaatagagacagttttacttcttcctttacagtttagatatctttcatttctttttcttacctaattgttGTGGTATACCCTCACTGTTGAATGTTAATTTGTCTGGGTTTAAAATCTAGCCAAAAGatgtttttccttcattctttgaaGATATTCCTCTATTATCTTGTAACCAGTCTTGATAACAATCTGATTCCCCTTCCTTCTTGTTGACCCTCTCATATTTCACTAGTAacttttatggttttctttataACATTGGTAATCTGAAGTTTTACTATAATTTGTGTGgatacaaactttttttaaaagtttatttaatttgTCTTACTACTCAGAGAATTCTTACTCTCTAAAGGCTCATGTCTTTCATCAATTCTGAAAAATTCTCGTCCATTTTCTATGTTAGATACTATTGCCTCTCCTTCATTGCCTCTGGTCTCTCTGGAACTCTGAGTTATAGACTTTAAAACTGGATTTAGCTCTCATgtttcttaacttaaaaaaaaagtaccatcaGCCTTTAGCTGTATTCAGGCTTGTATATTCAGCCTATCTGTggaggttttaaaaaatctcagtagggacttccctggtggcgcagtggttaagaatccgcctgccgatgcaggggacacaggttcaagccctggtctgggaagatcccacatgccacggagcaactaagcccatgtgccacaactactgagcctgcgctctagagcctgtgagccacaactattcagcccacgcgcctagagcccgtgctccatgacaagaaaagccaccgcaacaagaagcccttgcaccacaatgaagagtagcccctgctcactgcaactagagaaaacccgtgcgcagcaacgaagaccaacacagccaaaaat
This genomic stretch from Balaenoptera acutorostrata chromosome 12, mBalAcu1.1, whole genome shotgun sequence harbors:
- the LOC130709378 gene encoding general transcription factor IIH subunit 3-like isoform X2, which codes for MVSDEDELNLLVIIVDTNPIWWGKQALKESQFTLSKCIDAVMVLGNSHLFMNRSNKLAVIASHIQESRFLYPGKNGRLGDFFGDPGNPSSEFTPSGSKDGKYELLTAANEVIVEEIKDLMTKSDIEGQHTETLLAGSLAKALCYIHRMNKDVKDNQEMKSGILACDITGGLYLKVPQIPSLLQYLLWVFLPDQDQRSQLTLPPPVHIDYRAACFCHRNLIEIGYVCSVCLSIFCNFSPICTTCETAFKISLPPVLKAKKKKLKMSA
- the LOC130709378 gene encoding general transcription factor IIH subunit 3-like isoform X1; the protein is MVSDEDELNLLVIIVDTNPIWWGKQALKESQFTLSKCIDAVMVLGNSHLFMNRSNKLAVIASHIQESRFLYPGKNGRLGDFFGDPGNPSSEFTPSGSKDGKYELLTAANEVIVEEIKDLMTKSDIEGQHTETLLAGSLAKALCYIHRMNKDVKDNQEMKSGILVIKAAEDSTLQYMNFMNVIFAAQKQNILIDACVLDSDSGLLQQACDITGGLYLKVPQIPSLLQYLLWVFLPDQDQRSQLTLPPPVHIDYRAACFCHRNLIEIGYVCSVCLSIFCNFSPICTTCETAFKISLPPVLKAKKKKLKMSA